ggaaaagaaaaatggcacCTTGATGTtatgtattgattataggaagttgaatagagttattttgaaaaataagtacTTTCCTCTAAGAATAGAtgatttgtttaattaattaaagggagaaaaatattttgataagaTTGATTTGACAACTAGGTATCATCAATCAGGGTTAGCAAGGAACATGTCTCTTAaatgaaatttagaaaaagacATGGGCATTATGAATTCTTAGTCATACCTTTTGGACTAATAAATGCCCCCGTTGCCTTCATAAATTTAATGAATGGAATATTCTATGCTTACTTGGATTAGTTTATGATTGTCTTTATGAGTGTCATTCTAATTTTCTCAAGGAGTTTGGAGGAACATAAGCAACATTTGGTGATCACTCTTAGAACCTTGAGAAGATTCCAATTGTATGGGACACTAGACAAAAGTGAGTTATGGCTTATTGAAGTGAATTTTCTAAGTCATGTAGTTTCTAAAACGGGGCTAGCAATAAACAATTCCAAGGTAGAGGCTATGCAAAATTGGCAAAGACCTATTAATGTATTTAAAGTTAGGAGTTTCTTAAGTCTGACTAGATATTGAAGGAGGTTTGTGTAGAAATTCTCAAGGATTGCAAACACTAATGACTTGGTTGACTAAAATTGGGGTAAAATTTGAATGGAATGAGGAGTATGAGAATGCTATTAGGGTTTGAAGGGAAAATTGGCCATTGTTTCCATTGATAAAACTATTGGTAATCACGGACATATCGATACTctgattttacgaatatattgaAGATATATCAATAgacattttggaaaaaaaaattggtagggcaaaaattgatcaaaactcatggaaatgtaagaaaaattttatagtaatgtaattagaagtatagtggatattttaaagttgttttgttgaagaatttgatatatgtatgatataatttatcatatctgataataatatcatatgcgttgataaaaaaatatgaattttataagtgtacatttattattaaattacatcaaatattattccacaataattttgtgatatttaattataatatgtctaattttaaaatatatttaatgttaaaattatgattcatttaattcaattgtattaaatgatataaaataaatgataatatatgtataatttttttaatatttacatttcttatatttaattaatatataaataatattaaaaaaagttaaagaaaattatcaccataactttgatatttttggtgttaaattaaattaaatttaaaaataaaataattagaattaatttgtttattaaaatattttgtttttatcacgGTGTTAGTATATATTAATTATAGTGCATGCCATATTATGAATGGCAAAGTAGCCCAATGGTGAGTGGGGCTTTCTAAAGGTTTGTTTGGGTAGCAAGGTTTGGGTTCAATTCCTGTGTTcttcaattcaaaatttgaattttcttcattttaattttgaCCAATCGAAGTGGATATGGATCATCAGATCAACGTGGGAATGCGGGAAATCTCAAAGTCGTTGAATCAATGAAGCAGGGAAATAGGGAGAGGGcatcgatttttttttcaaaaaattgctGAATTTTTGGTGATTTTGTGCAATTGTCgacaatttttgagaatttctcCAGTTAATTGGCCCTAGCCgatattttggtgatttttttcaatatttctccATGCCGATTTTTCACCCTTTTTTTGTATCGTTCCGAAACACGAAATTTCAGAGATCTTTTCtgaaattttcatccatgacTGCTCCAATGTTAACCACCCTTATTATTGGAGAGTTATTTACAAATTATTGTGAAGCTTCTACAATTGGTCTTGAGTGTGTATTAATACAATAAGACTGTGTGTATTAACACTATAAGGCAATGTGTATTAACACATTAAGGCAAAGTGAGAGTTTATGTCTTAAGGCAATTAAAGCCTCATGAATGAATCTATCTATCCAACACATGACTTAGAGCTTCCAACAATGGTTTTTTGCCCTCAAGACTTGGAGACAGTATTTGTATGGAGAGAAATTTGAGGTGTACTTTGAGCATAAGAGTTTAAAATACAtctttactaaaaaatatttgaactcTAAGCAACATAGATGGATGGagacattaaaaaattatgatttagcTCTTTACTATCATCTAGGAAAGGTAAATGTTATGGAAAATGCCCTTAGTAGAAAGAACTATAGACATTTATCTAGCTTGTGGTTGAGAGAGTTCAAGATGTATATAATTATTAAGGATTTTAAGTTATGTCTTGGTTAGGAAGGACGAGGCCCATGCTTGTATTGTATGTCGACTAGACCAAGGATTATCTAAAGAGTAGTGGAAATCTAAGTTCATTATGAGATTTTAGAGAAAGTTAAAGCTCAATTGGTAGAAGGTGGGGTATTCAAGAATTGGTCCATGCATGTAGATGGGAGTATGAAATTTAAGGGAAGACTTTGTGTTTCAATGGATTAAGAATtgagaaatgaaattttagcaAACGCTTATAGAGGAAAGTATGAAGAGAGACATCGCTTAATATGTAGTCAATTGTCCATATTTGTTAGCAAGTGAAAGCTGAGCATCAGAAACTTGCAAGGTTGTTATGTATACCTTAGTGGAAATGAGATCACATTACTATGGACTTTGTGATAGGGTTTACAAGaaccaaaagcaaaaaaataataataataaaaaaaaaaagaaaaaaaagaaaaaaaaaaaaaaaagaagtatggGTTATTGTGGATTGCCCTAAGGAGGAAACAAGACAACACCATCCACAACTCTTCTATAATATTTGAAGtcaattcatataaaatttgagaagaattttctttttggtgagtAGGATGTAATATCCTGGTATTTTAGGTCACGTGGAAATTGTGAGTTTGAAAATTTCTAGCAAAGTGGaggttgaaaagtaaaaaaggaaagtTAAGAACATGTGTTGAATTTGCATTGGAAAATTCGAAGAACTTTAGTGGTTAAATTGAATTTGTGCCATGTCACCTTTACTACAAAGAATTTCTTAGGAAGTTAGATAAGTTTTACCTATCattagaattaataattttgattttggagAATTAATtatgttgataaaaaaaatataagtctATGATTTGGTATTGTTATAAGTTATATTttattgagaaataagaaatttaatttatgtaaaaaaaatacactATTTAGAAATGTaagtatatgtatatataataaaaagggTTTAATATACTTTGCCCCTTCAACCTATCACGTGTTTTGCACATTACTCCTTCAggtttaaaatcaaacaaatttcCCTATAAGTTTCTTGAATACTAGGGGTTGGACGATGTTAGTTTGAATGGATGGAAATGTTAAGTGTTGTGCACATGACTTAATAAGGGTAGATTTGTAAATTGAATCACCAAAATGAAGctctccttttttcttcttcttcgttcttcctttaaaaccctaaatcctCAAACACCCATAATATCtgcaaaacaattaaaagaaaactaaaagttCAAGAACattaactacaaaaataaatatcaaatcatAGGACCAAAGAAATTTTACCTGAACTAAACATCTTTCTTCCTTCTTATTCTCTTCATCACATATGATATGCCAGAATTAAACCTAGTCATAACAGAAAAATTATGAGCTTGTACCAATGAATCTCAACAAGAGCCTACGGGCAAAGGAAGCCATTGTCACATATTAATGAATATCTCCATCAGTTGGACAATTTCtttgctttgattgattttctttattctttaatgCCAACTAGATTTTTGAACAACTTCGTCTCATATAATTCTAGATAAACCAGAAACCTATGAACCCAATTGTATTTTACCATGAAGATTTATAACTGGTCACATGGTTAATAGAGAATGCTTAGAAAAAGGATGTAAAGGACAAATAACAGGGTTTCATttatcccttttcttttcttgtagcttcccagcaaccaaacaaagcagaAGGGCATAAAAACGAAAATCCCTTTTgcccaaaaaacaaaacctaatCAACAAGATAGAAAAAGGGTACCACAACAACGagtagaaataaataaattactgaGAATTacattgaaagaaatgaaaagcaaaagaaacctAGGCTTGCTTGAAAGAAGCTATGGCTTAGGGACTAAGAATAGCTTAAGGGGAAGGAGTGGGAATGATGAAAGTAGCATCGTTGGTGAGAGTGCTTATGAAAGCACCAATGGCGGCACCTGGTGGCAGTGACGATGACAACTTCAACAGGTAAGGACTGCTTAGCTAACCACACCTTGCTTAGAGTTTCAGAAGaagaacaaagaagaagaaagaggaagaacTCTATTTTGGTGATTCAATTCacaaatatacccttacttATTAAGTCATGTGTACAACACATgacatttttttccattcaaactAATACCGTCCAACAAAAAAGACACAATGCTGATATTTAAGAAGTTTGGAGGGCAATTTGTTTACTTTTAAACCTAAAAGGGACAATGTGCAAAACACGCGATAGGTTGAGGGGATAAAGTGTATTAAAccctaataaaaattaaatttttgagaaattaaaatatatttgggGATGATGTATATGAATTAATATGGCaaaattgtaaataataataataataatagatagtagtacaatatatatatatatatataataaaagaagaagaagaagttgtaaGTGGCATGAAATTTGTCAccgaaaaacaaatgaaataaaagaacaagaaaaaaatgaaggtcGCATGAAACTATGGAAGCCACTATAagggagataaaaaaaaaagaaaaagaaaaaaagaatggttAACatcaaaaagaggaaaaggagtTGACGACAGTAGAGAGGGGagaagaacataaaataaaaataaaaataaaaaaaaaaaagatggagagaaaaaaaaaagagctcaTACAACATTTGATAACTAAACGTAATCCGTTCCATGAGAAATTCTAGGACAATGTTCTATTTTATGTGGGAAACATCATTGTGGAATTTGATTTCAAAGTTAATGGTTAGATTATTGGTTTTTGGTAGGGTGGCTCATccctaaaaaattttatttgatatattttgaaagaaaaaaaaggtagatATTGTTGTTATGAGATAGATCTGTTTATACTTGTGATTCTTGCTTGTGATTTGGTATATGATtgttgtttaaattttatttcttgatgatttatgaatttttggttaatgaaaataatgaaatggtcatttgttgataatttaacttatgagaattgaagaaatattatttgcgttgaattttgagaaaattagatGAAAGGTtatatgaaatggaaaaaaaagggtGAAGAGGGAAGACCTCGAGAAAGAGTGAATTAAGAAATGAGTGAAATCCTTAGTGTGAAAGACATAAAAATATACCTTGAAAAACTctgaatggggagtgtattcaAGTACAAACACATATCCTTTGGTGAAAAATTGAGAACAATAGTGAAAGGCTTCGAGAAAGAGTGAACTAAGAAGGAAGTGAGATCTCTAGTGTGAAAGACACAAAAATATACCTTAAAAaactccgaatggggagtgtattttgGTGCAAATACATATCTTTTGATGAAAACCCAAGAATAACAATACATTATATGATTGAGTATTAcatctccattttcattttctttttattattaagatgTGTACAtgttatatatttgaattaaaataaaattttggttaatgtttgaatgtttatttttatgtttgtttacCATCTTTGGTGTATGTCACTTCCTTGAGCAAAGTGAAAATGCTTACTCCTTtctacttaaaaatttttagatgtaaaaattgtttctaaggACCCATAGGTGGATTAGGGAGGGCTTTAGAATGTCCCAAGAAGTTTAAGAgctgtttaaaaattttaatgtttcaCTTGTGTTCAACTTTGGAGATGTATTCATTTTGTAAATTTGACTACATATAATTTGATTATACTTTGGTTGGTCGTGAATGAATGGAATGAATATTTGATTTAGAAATGCTTGTAGAGACTTTGATAGTTTCTTATGTTGAACATTAATAACATTTATGAGCTAGTGAAGGCTAGTGGtaagaaaaaatcatttaattgaatttttagcttagtgaatttcattaaaattaaattgtgattgattttaagatttaaaaaaaaaaaaaaaattagggtctACTGGTGTCAACTTGGATTAGGAGTAACCCTTAGATTTGACCTGAGATCATGGATCGAGTTCTTACCAAAGTTTAGGTTATGACATTTACTTTTTGACATTCCATTGAAAATGTATTTGACCTTTAACAAGCATTCAAACATGTCCTCAAAATAAGAATTCAAATGAATAGCAtgcatatacatacatacatacatatatttttaaaaggaatatgataatttaaaaattttatacatatttatattatatattttaatattaagacaaaactaaaaaagaaacgaaaaagaagtaatatgttaaaaatgatatgaacaaaacAACTGTGAGATAATAACCCAATTTTAGGTGACAAATTGATGGTATGGTTTGATATTGTAATAGTATATGAATAAACTTACATTGTACTTGAATTCATTtagtatataaataatatagatagataatttttgaacaaaattagcCAGACAACATTACAGCTGTTATTGAGCTTAACAAAAGTTCTTGACTACTCAAAAGTTATCCAAACATGGGCCAAGTATGGTTAGGCATGTCTTCCATGTGGTCCTATGACTTCTATCATTAGTCATGCCAAAGAATAATTAGGTTCCGAAATTTACTATTCATTTCAAattactttttccatttttagggTAAGTGcaaatccatttttaaattttttatttttgacacgAGCTTGTAATTTGTAACTTCCTGATCCCAACCCATTTTCACCTTGAATCAATATTAGACTAGAACTTGAGcaaaaataatattggatgaTTATGCAAAACTACTATTTACATTCCATGATTTACAACAGCAACACAAGGAATACCAGGATTGCATGTATTTTCCTTTGTTGGACTTTTGAGCCAGGAGGTAGGCTTGGATCCCCTGGAATATGCACACATTGGCAGCCTTAGAGTCCTGCTTTGAGCTTACTACTATCCTGCTATCTTCAACAATTATGATAGAAGAGCCGCTTCCACGTCATCAATATTGTTGTTCGACTCATCATTTGCAGGTTCTTCTTGTTTCAGGAAAACAGCATAACATAAAGCAATCATCTGGGGAAAATTGAAAATGTTCGGAGTTAAAGAGATGGGGAGATGAATAAAGAAAatcagagaaagagagagagtttgGGATTACCATGCATAACGATGCACAAACGATACTGAAACCTTTGCACTTGAAAGGGGCATTGCTAGACAGGAACCATGCTGGAGAAACATCAACATAATGATTCAGCAGTACAATCGAAATGATTCTGAAATTCACTTATCAAAAGATGTCAACAGTTAGCTTACATGTCAGTGGACTCATTGCAAGCGGTGATAACAAACTTGCAACGGACTGGATTCCAGCAATGAATCCTTGTGCTTTTCCCTTCATAACAATTGAAAATCTAAGGTAATTGGAGGATGAAAAAGATGGTAATAGATGAAAATTGTAAGCATTCAGGGTGTTTTTTCATCAACATCTTTCTCAATAAGGGACCCTAAACAAGCAAAGGAATATGGTGAATTCAACAGTTGATGTCTGGGGGTCCTGCATTTTGAAAATCAGTAAATACAGCTATGGACAAGTTCTCAGAACTGCTTAAGGATTGAATAAATACCAAcctgatttgaaattttatacaATAAACTCGACTAAAGTAGAATAGTTTGCTAGATTTTGTAGAACCTAGCACTGCAAACTTTAGCTCATTCGAGTTCTAAATTTAACTTGATGATGTTGATTTCTACTGAATAGAGTTTCACACATCCAGCTTTCTAATGATTTTGATTTGGAAGATTAACTAGACTTGATGAGGCATTCAAATCAAGTTGTTACACATGATACAATGGTATGATCATTACCAACACTGGGATGGTAGATATCCTTACATACCTGATTGGATGAGCTTGATGCTTTTGAAATAATAGCATAAGTCTgtcaagtaaaaagaaagaacccacaggaaaagaggaaaaaatatttttaaaaaaattgaatataaagtgAATAACCATAATTGAATGTCATTACAGAATTCTAGGAAAGAAAACAGATTCAATAGAAATAGTACTTACAGAAGGTTTCACAAGGACATACACGACTCCAAATGAGGCACTGAGGTATGGTACCTGTGATGAAGCAGGGCCTCCCCATTAGTAAAGGTAAGTTCATGTGTCatgaaacttcaaattagtTTAATAATGAGACTACAAATTCTCAGTGTTGACACTTATCAATCAACACAAACAATTAGATTGATTCTTAAGAGAGGAGAAGGGGGATTGCAGATTGTAAGAGagccaatatttttattttttttgaaatccgATAAGATATATACCATTAAGATATATGAAGAGGTAGGAAAGCATTGCATTAGAAACCTTAGTTGCAAAACTATCCCTTGTTTCTGTAAGTCAACAAGACTTTTCCTTTGAGACAGAATTAAAAGTAAACATTCATCAAGTAGGTAAGAGTACAAACCCATGATGCCCATGCCAACCCATAGAACAATGCCTGCACAGGAAAGGCACATTGATGAAATTTCCTTACTTGAAATATGCCTTATTAAATGAGCAAAATAGAAGGGACATTGAAATAAGTGAATCAAGAGAAACTTACATAAGCTATTGAAGCTAACAATGCAGTGCAAAGTATTAGTTTTTCACCAACTAATGGATTTATTAGTGGAAGGATCAACATCTACAATCAAACCCCAAAGTGAGAATTGGATGGAGAATTCAGAGGAATTGAAAAACATTCCATGAAAGAAAGAACACATCCTACATTAGGTGACAGCAAAAACTTTCATTATGGGGTCAGCAGGCCACAAAAGATCAACAACATATGCATGAGTTTGTCTATACCATGCCTTCTATGATCACTAAACTGGGCTTAATATGAATATATCTCATTATCTTCCCCTGAAATAAAGACAGGAAAATACAATTTACAAGGTAGATACCTGAGAGAAAATTGAACCAATTCCCACCATCATCAAAATTTCtgataattgatttttgttgaAACCAAAGGCTGCCTTCAGATAATACTGCACATACAATTTATATGAGTGTCTATTGAATTACTATTTACAATCCCAGATAGATGCCATCAATAACAGTAACAATCATAGCTATTACTACTATTATATACCTTGTTTGGTAGGATATTCATTTATCACAACCTTGTAAATCAAAGAAGtatgtgtttcttgaaaaaGATGAAGGAAATGTGGATTTTGATCcatgaagaaattaaatatatattttgttccTGTAACTGATGTCAGTCATGCGACAAAGTGAAGCTTATTTCTCAAAACACGgaaaaaaagtattatttcCCCATATAACACAACAAACTGTGCAAGCCAAAAAAATCTACTACCATTTCACATGAATGCAGCCAATAGGCAAACCATGTTTAGATAAATGGCACAGAACTGTTACACAAAAACAATACAGCTTCATGTATCCTACTCTGTTTATGCAGAGGGGTCAGATTTGAGGTTTAGCACCCTAAAAACACCAGAATTGTCAAAACCATGACCCATAATAATGATTATAATCATACAAGTAAGCAGCTTTGGATTTTTTGGATTAAGGAATATTACCAGCAAGACCCCACTGATGCCAGACATACCCAACTCATAGAAGaaggaaataatatatattcccTTGAGTGTTGGACTGAGGAGTAAAACAGAGCTCTTTAGCAAGATAAATTCAACATAATGTTAGTGTGAAGAAAAATTAgcgaagaaaaaaaagagaaaagtatGTTGAGTTCCCTTAAAATACCAGATTAACAAGATTCAGAAACAACAATGTAATTAACATATATACCTGCTAAGAACCAGAGTTGCTGCATGTTTCATAGAGAGGCATCTTTCCTGCAAAACCTTGAAAATCTTTGTGCAGCCAGTTGAATGTTGATCCTGCCTAGGAGCCCGTCTAACTGTCTCAACCAAAAACAGTTGCATGTAAACTGGACCAAAGATTAAGAGGGCTATTGACACCTGAAACACAAAAGGCTTCATTAGTAGGA
This DNA window, taken from Vitis riparia cultivar Riparia Gloire de Montpellier isolate 1030 chromosome 13, EGFV_Vit.rip_1.0, whole genome shotgun sequence, encodes the following:
- the LOC117927968 gene encoding hippocampus abundant transcript-like protein 1, yielding MALRPLLHLLCPLCFHWIAEEMTVSVLVDVTTAALCSGASTCAEVIYINGLQQTVVGIFKMVVLPVLGQLADEYGRKPLLMVTVSTSIFPFAVLAWNKSKGFVYAYYVLRTVSYILSQGSIFCIAVAYVADVVEDSKRAAAFSWITGIFSASHVLGNVLARFLPEKYIFEVSIALLIFGPVYMQLFLVETVRRAPRQDQHSTGCTKIFKVLQERCLSMKHAATLVLSSPTLKGIYIISFFYELGMSGISGVLLYYLKAAFGFNKNQLSEILMMVGIGSIFSQMLILPLINPLVGEKLILCTALLASIAYALFYGLAWASWVPYLSASFGVVYVLVKPSTYAIISKASSSSNQGKAQGFIAGIQSVASLLSPLAMSPLTSWFLSSNAPFKCKGFSIVCASLCMMIALCYAVFLKQEEPANDESNNNIDDVEAALLS